Genomic DNA from Bryobacter aggregatus MPL3:
GTGGACGAGAAAGCACAGATTTCTCTGCTCACCATCCACAATGCGAAGGGTCTGGAGTTTCCGGTTGTATTTCTGGCCGGAATGGAAGAGGGCTTGTTCCCGCACTCGAGAGCTTTGGTGGACGATCACCAGATGGAAGAGGAACGCCGGCTCTGCTATGTCGGCATGACGCGAGCGCGGCAACAACTCTTTATGACCTGGGCGCGGATGCGCCGCAAGTATGGCGGCGGCACACCGGAACCCGCCCTCACGTCCCGCTTCATCCGGGAAGTCCCCGAGCCCTACACCGAGCGGCTTTCCAGGGTGGCCGTGGTGCCGCAGATCGACCTGAGTTCCGAGCAATGGGAAGCGCGCGATACGGTGCGAAAGTACAGCTATGGTTCGCGGCCCTCGCAGGCGGCGGATAACATCAATTCGTTCTTTGGTGCGGGAAATTCCGCTTCCACCGTCCGTCCCACCTCCCGGCCTACGGCGCCGGCCGCCTTGCCGCGCCCGGTTGCTCCTCCGCCAAGACCGGTGCCTCCGGCACCTCCTCCGCCCCCGAAGCCAAAAACCGCATCGCTGTTTAGCGACGAAGAAGCCCCACCCTGGGAGGTCAGCACCTCTGCCCCCACCCCAGCGAAACGCCCGGCAACCACCCCGCCGCTGGTCAAACCGGCTCCCCCGCCACAATTGGCCCAGCGTCCGGCAGCCGCCGGCGCCAAGACCTTTGTTCCTGCAAAACAGCAAAAAGCGCCGAGCAGTGGAATCCGTTCCGGATCCGTTGTCATGCACGCGCGCTATGGAAAGGGGACAGTGATGAGCCGTGAGGGCGATGGGGACGATGCGAAATTGGTGATCAGCTTCCCCGGCTTTGGACTGAAGAAGCTGATCGAAAAGTTCGCTGGAATTAAAAAACTCGACTAGCCTCTAGGCAGCGGCGGCCATTGAGGATGCTTTACCGCGACCGATTGTAGACTCTAAAATCCAGTCAAGTTGTTCTCGTTCGAAGGGTGCGGCGCAGTAGTCGACTGCACCCGCATCCATGGCATCCAACCACTCGTTGACTTCCGGAACTCGGCTCACAACCACAACGGGAGAGCTAGTGGCTCGAAGCAGAGCAAATAATCCAGGTTGGCGAGTCTCACAGAAGACGAGATCATATTTCTCTCGCGATTCGTTGGGTTCGATATTTTCGGCTTCGTGGATTTTAAGCCCACGCGCTGACAGATGTTGGGATAAATCCTCGGCGAGCATCGGCTCGATACCAGCCAGGAGGACGCTTTTACCTTGCACAAGCATTGGATCGGTTCCTTCTCAAAGCGTTTCCACTTCGGAATCATTTACCAGGAAAGATCTCAACTAGGAGGAGGGTGCGTTATGGTTTCGCTGTACCGCGACGGATTCGTGGGCACTCAAAAACGGGGGAAACGAGCGACCGAACGAGATACAGCCAGACTCTACTACCCACATATTAGCGCTTTTCAAAACGATCGCTGATAAAATTATGGATTCAGGAGAAGATTCAATGCTAATGGTCCGGCGGAAGAGCCAAGTCGTGTCAATCGGTGGCCTCAAGGTGGGAGGAACGAACCCAATCCTGGTGCAGTCCATGACGAACACCGATACGGCTGATGTCACGGGAACGGCGAAACAGGTGATGGAACTCGCCAAGGCCGGCTCGGAAGTCGTCCGCATCACGGTCAATACAGAAGAGGCAGCAGCAGCCGTACCGAAGATCTTCGATACCCTCATGCTGCACGGCGTCGATGTGCCGCTCGTCGGAGACTTTCATTACAACGGCCATCAATTACTTCGTAAGTATCCTGCCTGTGCACGCGCACTTGCAAAATACAGAATCAATCCGGGCAACGTCAATATTGGCCGTAAGCATGACGATAACTTCCGCACGATGATCGAATGTGCCATCGAGTACGACAAGCCCGTGCGCATTGGCGTCAACTGGGGTTCGCTCGATGGGCAGTTACTCACCCAGATGATGGACGAGAACGCACTGTCGCCAGAACCGCTGGACGCCCGTGAAGTGACGATGAATGCGATTGTCGAGAGTGCGATTCGCTCCGCCGAAGCAGCCGAGCGCCACGGCCTCGGGCACGACAAGATCATTCTCAGCGCCAAGGTCAGCGGCGTCCAGGACCTGATCATTGTCTATCGCAAATTGGCTGCCCGTTGTGACTATCCACTCCACCTCGGCCTGACCGAAGCCGGGCTGGGATCGAAGGGCATTGCCTATACGACTGCCGCGCTCAGCGTCCTGTTGCAGGAAGGCATCGGCGACACGATTCGCGCCTCGCTCACCCCGCTCCCCAATGGCGATCGCACCGAAGAGGTGATCGTTTGCCAGCAGATCCTCCAGGCACTCGAAATCCGGACCTTCACCCCGCAGGTGACTGCTTGCCCTGGCTGCGGACGCACCACCTCGACCTTCTTCCAGGACATGGCCGACCAGATCCAGCGCTACTTGCGCGACCAGATGGCCGTCTGGAAGCCGCTCTATCCCGGAGTGGAAACCATGAAGGTCGCCGTCATGGGCTGTGTCGTCAACGGACCTGGGGAGTCCAAGCACTCGAACATCGGCATTTCCCTGCCCGGTACCTTTGAGGAACCGGTGGCGCCCGTCTATGTCGACTCGAAGCTGTTCAAAACCTTGCGCGGCGACCATATTGTGGCCGAGTTCATCACCATGCTGAACGACTACGTCGAGAAGACTTACGCGCGCACCGAAGAAACAGCCAACGTTTAACATAAACTAGTCCGGTGTCTGAATCACCGAATCTGGGCCGAGCCAAGTATGCCGTCGCCGCGATCTCGATGCAAGTGCTGCTCGGGATTCTCTATAGTTGGAGCGTCTTTCGCGCTCCGCTCGAGCAGTTCCATGGCTGGAGCCGTGCGCAAAGCGTCATGCCTTATCGTTACTCGCTTCTTGCCTTTGCCGCGGGCATGATCATTGCCGGATTCTGGCAGGACAAGCGAGGGCCACGGGTGGTCGCCAGTGCCGGTGGCTTTTTGCTGGCGCTCGGCTGCCTGATTGCCGGTCTGTTACACAACACCGTGGAAGGCCTGGTGGTGGGCTACGGGCTGGTTGCCGGGGTGGGCGTCGGCTTTGCCTATGTCACTCCAATCGCGATGTGCGTGAAGTGGTTTCCCGATCAGCGCGGCATGATCGTAGGGCTCGCCGTAATGGGCTTTGGACTCGGACCGTTGGTCTTTGGCCCCTGGCTCGAGTGGATGCTCGGGAAAGACGTCCCAGCGATGGCGCACACCATCCCCACTACCTTCTTCGTTCTGGCGGTGGTTTTTCTCGTGGGTGTCGTCGGAGCCGCGCAGTTCTATGCGGTGCCTCCCCCAGGGTGGAAACCCGCAGGCTGGACGGGATCGAGCATCCGCCTGGCGGCCAGCGACCTGAACGCGGGCCAGATGCTGTCGCAGTGGCAGTTCTACCTCCTCTGGCTGCTGTATTTTCTCGGCAGCTCTGTCGGCTTGACCGCGATCGGTGAAGGAACGCCACTGTTGCGCGAAGCAGCAAAAAGCGGGGCGATGATGAGCGCTGGGACAGGTCTGGGCGTTATGGCGATCTTTAACGGCGCGGGCCGTTTGGCTTGGGGCAGCATCTCGGACCGGCTCGGCCGTCTTCCCGCCGTCCTGGGCATGTGTGCGACGAGCGCGCTCGCCTGTGCGCTGGTGCTCCGGCAGTCCGAGGGCTTCACCAGCCTGCTGCTCGGCCTCTGCCTGGTTGCCTTCGCCTATGGGGGCTTTCTTGCCTTGATGCCTGCCATGACCGCAGACTTCTTTGGAGCCAAGTACGTCGGCGCCAACTACGGAATTGTCTTCAGCGCCTGGGGCCTTTGCGGCTTCCTTGTTCCTGGATACTTTGCCAGGATTCTGGATGCGGCACGCTCCCGTGGGGACTTGCAGGGCGGCTACCGGGAAGTCTTTACCCTATTGGCAATCGTGGCCTGCATCGCCGCCTTGACAGCACTGCCCTTGCGCCGGAAAGCCGCGCCTCTCCCCTGAATCAGACTCGCAGGAACCACTTGCGCTGCCACATCGCATAGGCGATGCCAAAGTGCAGCAGTACATAGCAAAGTGCAAAGGCCAAGCTCGCATTCATCGGCGCAAAATAGGGCGCAAAGAGAGTTTGATAGATCGGTTCCCGCCAGCCCAGAGTGCTGAGAATGATGTCGAGGAATTCACTACACAGGTAGATCGCAATCGCGTTGGCGCCAAGCACCAGGAAGGGCCGGAAGGGCGCAATGATCTTCCGGCCATCTACAAACCACAAGAGCACGCCAAAAACGATGAAGTCGAGGCCTGCCATCCACAGCGTAAAACTCGAAGTCCACAGCTTCTTGTTGATCGGCAACACCGGGTCCATCACCAGGGCGAGGGCGCAGAGCACCATACCAATGATCAGGAGTTGCTGCACGCGCCGGTCAATCGCCTGCGCACTGCGCAAGACATGCCCCGCTACCACTCCGAGCAGACAGGTAGCTATCGCGGGCAGAGTGGAGAGAACACCTTCCGGGTCCCAGGTCTTGGTGTGACTGTAATTGTGCGCGCCAAGCAGAACCCGATCGACATAGTGAGCGATATTGCCTTCGACACTGAGATCGCCCGCGGCAAAGCCGGGAGCTGGAACCCAGGCCATGATCGCCCAATAGCCCGCCAGCAAAGCGAAGATCGCCGCAATCTGCTCACGGACACCGGTATGCAAAAAGAGCAGTGAAGTGATGCAGTAGCAAATGGCAATCCGCTGCAGGACCCCGAGGATGCGAAAACTATCGATCGGAAAACTAGGGAAGGCATACAACAATACGCCTAAGCCGAACAGAATCGCAGTGCGGCGAAAGATGTCACGATAGAGCACCGTTCCCTGCACCAGCTTCCGGCCCAGCGCCAGGCTGATTGCGACTCCGACAATCCAGACAAAGGACGGAAAGATACAGTCCGTAATCGTCCAGCCGTGCCAGTCTGCATGCCGGAGCGGCGCGTAAACGTTCTGGTGGTCGCCAGGCGTGTTGACCAGCACCATCAGCGCGATCGTCAGGCCTCGAAAGGCATCGAGTGAGAGGAGTCGAGTGTGCGGCATTGGAACTTAGTCAGGTGATTGAGTTTGTACCCAGCGATTGAGCTGCGTCAACAGCTCATCGAGAATCCTCGATTGCTCATGCCGCAGATTCTTCGTCTCCCCGGGATCGGCGGAAAGATCCGAGAGGAAGTATTCATCCTGCGACCCAATTCCCTTCACCACCAGCTTCCATTTGCCGCTGCGAATCGCCAGTTGCTGCCCCTGCTTCCAGAACAGCGTCTCACGCGGTTTGTCGATCGCTTCGCCATCGATATTCTCCGGACGGCTGATGCCTGCGTAGCCGAGGAGAGTGGGCAGGATGTCCATCGACAGATGCAGTTCGGAATCCACCTTGCGGACCCCAAGCTTGGCCGGATAGTTCCAGATGCAGGGCACGTGCATGCCGCCGTCAAAGAGGCTGAACTTGTGGCCGCGGAAGGAACCGTTGGAACCAGCCGTCGCCAATTGGCCATTGAGCCCAGCACGTGCCTCGGTGGTGGCGCCGTTGTCGCCGAGCAGGACGATGCAGGTGTTCTTGTCGGCTCCATTGCGTTGCAGCGTGTCGCGTAGCTCTCCGATGCCGTCGTCCACGGCGGCAATCATAGCTGCATAAGTCCGCCGTTCCGGCTCCAGCCGCTTGAAACGATCGAGATACTTCTGCGGGGCATGCATCGGATAATGCGGCGCGTTGTAGGCCAGATACAGGAAGAAGGGCTCGGCGGCAGATCGCTTGACAAAGGCACAGGCTTCTTCCGTCAGACGTTCCGTCAGGTACTGCCCATCCTCGAAGATCTCTTTGCCGTTGCGGTAGAGATCGTGATAGTTCGGAGTCTTCGGCTCGCCCCAATAGAAGCGGTGCGAGTAGTAGTCGACACAACCCGCATGGAAGCCGTAATACTCATCGAAGCCACGCTGCAGAGGCGTGGAATCGGGCACGCTGCCCAGATGCCACTTGCCCACGAGAGCGCTGCGATAACCTTTGCTCTTCAAATGGCTTGCGATCGTCGGCTGCTGCGCGGGAAGAGTCTTACCGTTGGTCGCCACGCCAGCAGACGCCGGATAGCGGCCAGTCAGAATTGAGGCGCGCGCCGGAGCACAGACAGGCGCATTCGAGTACCAATTGGCGTAGCGCACTCCACCGGCGGCAAGCGCGTCGATGTGCGGTGTCTTCAGGTCTCTGGCGCCATAGCAACCCAAGTCGGTGCAGCCGAGATCGTCAAGTGTGATGACAATGAAGTTGGGCGCCGCTGGCGCCTGCGCGGCAAGAGCCAACGGG
This window encodes:
- the ispG gene encoding flavodoxin-dependent (E)-4-hydroxy-3-methylbut-2-enyl-diphosphate synthase yields the protein MVRRKSQVVSIGGLKVGGTNPILVQSMTNTDTADVTGTAKQVMELAKAGSEVVRITVNTEEAAAAVPKIFDTLMLHGVDVPLVGDFHYNGHQLLRKYPACARALAKYRINPGNVNIGRKHDDNFRTMIECAIEYDKPVRIGVNWGSLDGQLLTQMMDENALSPEPLDAREVTMNAIVESAIRSAEAAERHGLGHDKIILSAKVSGVQDLIIVYRKLAARCDYPLHLGLTEAGLGSKGIAYTTAALSVLLQEGIGDTIRASLTPLPNGDRTEEVIVCQQILQALEIRTFTPQVTACPGCGRTTSTFFQDMADQIQRYLRDQMAVWKPLYPGVETMKVAVMGCVVNGPGESKHSNIGISLPGTFEEPVAPVYVDSKLFKTLRGDHIVAEFITMLNDYVEKTYARTEETANV
- a CDS encoding OFA family MFS transporter, whose product is MSESPNLGRAKYAVAAISMQVLLGILYSWSVFRAPLEQFHGWSRAQSVMPYRYSLLAFAAGMIIAGFWQDKRGPRVVASAGGFLLALGCLIAGLLHNTVEGLVVGYGLVAGVGVGFAYVTPIAMCVKWFPDQRGMIVGLAVMGFGLGPLVFGPWLEWMLGKDVPAMAHTIPTTFFVLAVVFLVGVVGAAQFYAVPPPGWKPAGWTGSSIRLAASDLNAGQMLSQWQFYLLWLLYFLGSSVGLTAIGEGTPLLREAAKSGAMMSAGTGLGVMAIFNGAGRLAWGSISDRLGRLPAVLGMCATSALACALVLRQSEGFTSLLLGLCLVAFAYGGFLALMPAMTADFFGAKYVGANYGIVFSAWGLCGFLVPGYFARILDAARSRGDLQGGYREVFTLLAIVACIAALTALPLRRKAAPLP
- a CDS encoding acyltransferase family protein codes for the protein MPHTRLLSLDAFRGLTIALMVLVNTPGDHQNVYAPLRHADWHGWTITDCIFPSFVWIVGVAISLALGRKLVQGTVLYRDIFRRTAILFGLGVLLYAFPSFPIDSFRILGVLQRIAICYCITSLLFLHTGVREQIAAIFALLAGYWAIMAWVPAPGFAAGDLSVEGNIAHYVDRVLLGAHNYSHTKTWDPEGVLSTLPAIATCLLGVVAGHVLRSAQAIDRRVQQLLIIGMVLCALALVMDPVLPINKKLWTSSFTLWMAGLDFIVFGVLLWFVDGRKIIAPFRPFLVLGANAIAIYLCSEFLDIILSTLGWREPIYQTLFAPYFAPMNASLAFALCYVLLHFGIAYAMWQRKWFLRV
- a CDS encoding sulfatase-like hydrolase/transferase, which produces MFTRREILPVPLALAAQAPAAPNFIVITLDDLGCTDLGCYGARDLKTPHIDALAAGGVRYANWYSNAPVCAPARASILTGRYPASAGVATNGKTLPAQQPTIASHLKSKGYRSALVGKWHLGSVPDSTPLQRGFDEYYGFHAGCVDYYSHRFYWGEPKTPNYHDLYRNGKEIFEDGQYLTERLTEEACAFVKRSAAEPFFLYLAYNAPHYPMHAPQKYLDRFKRLEPERRTYAAMIAAVDDGIGELRDTLQRNGADKNTCIVLLGDNGATTEARAGLNGQLATAGSNGSFRGHKFSLFDGGMHVPCIWNYPAKLGVRKVDSELHLSMDILPTLLGYAGISRPENIDGEAIDKPRETLFWKQGQQLAIRSGKWKLVVKGIGSQDEYFLSDLSADPGETKNLRHEQSRILDELLTQLNRWVQTQSPD